From Marinobacter alexandrii, one genomic window encodes:
- a CDS encoding caspase family protein — protein sequence MRFTLITLAVLIFQTVSGQTVNVSGIWIGSSTFLKEQTQLKYELTQKGVLVSGFVYANNMKKDSLKVRVKGKMKNGKIILEGEEIIYKSGLACMAKNELTYVLNNGQETLTGRWKGDVKLNTCPPLTAGNVTLFREAKLVPSSIIAQNPTDPIKKVSDKDAVGKALMNELGKRKYYALIIGVNEYQDKEIQDLDNPINDAEQLAGVLTYHYSFDQENITVLENPKREDIIIALDHLTKLVTEKDNLLIFYAGHGIWNAQLNQGYWLPSDASMDSKSYWLSNSTLRDYLGGIRSKHTLLISDACFSGGILKERAVFENSRAILEVYKLPSRKAMTSGTLKTVPDESVFIEYLLKNLINNQSPLISADQLFRSFKTAVINNSPNGQVPQYGPITQAGDEGGDFIFLKRQ from the coding sequence ATGAGATTCACTCTTATCACCCTTGCCGTATTGATTTTCCAGACAGTTTCCGGTCAAACAGTTAACGTTTCAGGAATATGGATTGGTAGCTCTACCTTTCTTAAAGAACAGACGCAATTAAAATATGAACTGACTCAAAAAGGAGTGTTGGTTTCTGGATTCGTTTATGCCAATAACATGAAGAAAGACTCCCTCAAGGTCAGGGTGAAGGGAAAGATGAAAAATGGCAAAATCATTTTGGAAGGAGAGGAAATAATATATAAATCGGGCCTGGCATGTATGGCGAAAAATGAACTAACCTATGTCCTTAACAATGGTCAGGAGACGCTTACAGGAAGGTGGAAGGGAGATGTTAAATTAAATACTTGTCCACCTCTAACAGCAGGCAATGTCACACTCTTCCGAGAAGCTAAGTTGGTGCCATCATCCATAATAGCGCAAAACCCAACTGATCCGATAAAGAAAGTCTCTGATAAAGATGCAGTAGGTAAGGCATTGATGAATGAACTCGGTAAACGAAAGTATTATGCGTTGATTATAGGCGTTAATGAATACCAAGACAAAGAAATTCAAGATTTAGACAATCCAATAAACGATGCAGAGCAACTTGCGGGTGTTTTGACTTATCACTATTCATTTGATCAGGAGAATATCACAGTCCTTGAAAACCCTAAGAGAGAAGATATTATTATAGCTCTTGATCATCTCACGAAACTTGTAACCGAAAAAGACAACCTCCTAATTTTCTATGCCGGACATGGCATTTGGAATGCACAACTTAATCAAGGGTACTGGCTTCCTAGTGATGCGTCTATGGATTCCAAATCTTACTGGCTATCTAATAGTACTCTTAGAGATTACTTAGGTGGAATTAGATCCAAACATACACTACTGATTTCAGATGCTTGTTTTAGCGGAGGGATATTGAAAGAAAGAGCAGTATTTGAAAACAGCAGAGCAATTCTTGAAGTGTATAAGCTACCAAGCCGAAAAGCAATGACTAGCGGAACGTTAAAGACGGTTCCGGATGAAAGTGTCTTTATTGAATACTTACTAAAGAACCTAATCAATAATCAATCGCCTTTGATTTCAGCAGATCAACTATTTAGATCGTTCAAAACCGCCGTAATTAATAATAGCCCAAATGGGCAAGTACCTCAGTATGGACCTATTACGCAAGCTGGAGATGAGGGAGGAGATTTTATTTTTTTGAAAAGACAATAG
- a CDS encoding saccharopine dehydrogenase NADP-binding domain-containing protein, whose protein sequence is MTNNLLIYGAYGYTGRLIVEECLEQGIKPIIAGRSADKAMAYANKHGLEYDVFEISERAKLEKWLKRGDIVVHCGGPFIHTAKEMVQGCLATNTHYLDITGEFQVFDLIKEYGEKAKEKGLMLLPGVGFDVVPSDCLAKHLHSKLPSATDLKLAFVSKGGKLSRGTAKTMIENLGEPQTRRRDGDYEGVPMGKSARVIDYGEFKQISMGISWGDISTAHHSTRIPNIEVFSGTTEQQLAKVKKALRLSFMLRSKTIKNFLMKQMDKRPDGPKENRRKESNMYLWGEVTDGTQSIEARLKTPNGYTLTALTSVLIAQKIFAGEIKPGFQTPSSAFGEDLILEIEGCSYL, encoded by the coding sequence ATGACGAATAATCTGCTCATATATGGTGCCTACGGTTATACCGGACGTTTGATTGTGGAAGAGTGTCTGGAGCAGGGCATAAAACCGATTATAGCAGGAAGAAGCGCAGATAAAGCAATGGCTTACGCTAACAAGCATGGTTTGGAGTACGATGTTTTTGAGATTTCAGAAAGAGCGAAACTGGAGAAATGGCTGAAAAGAGGAGACATAGTGGTTCATTGTGGAGGGCCATTTATTCATACAGCAAAAGAAATGGTGCAAGGATGCCTTGCTACCAATACGCACTACCTAGATATAACAGGAGAATTTCAAGTATTTGATTTGATTAAGGAATATGGAGAAAAAGCCAAAGAGAAAGGGCTCATGCTTCTACCCGGTGTTGGTTTTGATGTTGTGCCTTCAGATTGCCTTGCCAAACACTTACACAGTAAGTTACCTTCAGCTACAGATTTAAAATTGGCATTTGTCAGCAAAGGAGGTAAGCTCTCAAGAGGTACGGCTAAAACAATGATTGAGAACCTTGGAGAACCACAAACTCGGAGAAGAGATGGCGACTATGAAGGAGTTCCCATGGGCAAATCCGCCAGAGTCATAGATTATGGTGAGTTTAAGCAAATCTCTATGGGTATCTCTTGGGGAGATATTTCAACGGCACATCATAGTACACGTATTCCGAATATAGAAGTGTTTTCTGGAACCACAGAACAGCAGCTTGCCAAGGTGAAAAAGGCACTACGACTATCCTTTATGTTGAGATCAAAAACCATCAAAAACTTCCTGATGAAGCAGATGGATAAACGACCTGACGGGCCGAAAGAAAACCGTAGAAAAGAATCCAATATGTATTTATGGGGAGAAGTTACGGATGGCACTCAAAGCATAGAGGCGAGACTAAAGACCCCCAATGGCTATACATTGACAGCTTTGACTTCAGTCTTAATTGCGCAAAAGATATTTGCGGGAGAGATTAAGCCCGGATTCCAAACACCTTCATCCGCTTTTGGTGAAGACTTAATTCTTGAAATAGAAGGCTGTTCCTACTTATAG
- a CDS encoding DEAD/DEAH box helicase, translating into MSFNSLGLSEPLLKAISKKGYTEPSPIQSKVIPVVLEGKDVLASAQTGTGKTAGFTLPILELLSSGPEYRKKPVRALVLTPTRELAAQVYDNVRAYSAFMDMRSAVIFGGVKANPQIAALRNGVDILIATPGRLLDLHNQRALSLHKIEVLVLDEADRMLDMGFLRDINRILELLPPKRQNLLFSATFSKEIKRLANGFMNHPQYVEATPENTTVEKINQQVYRVDKKRKTDLILDLIAGGKWQQVLVFTRTKHGANRLTEKMVKADISAAAIHGNKSQGARTKALDGFKKGNVRVLVATDIAARGLDIPLLPHVVNFELPNIPEDYVHRIGRTGRAGASGIALSLVSLDEIEYLRDIEKLIKTKLPVDEIEGFEPTEKQSDLPPSSKKKNFKPSRPKSNKRNNFRGKSKPRRN; encoded by the coding sequence ATGTCATTTAATTCATTGGGTTTATCCGAACCCCTGCTTAAAGCAATAAGTAAAAAAGGATATACTGAACCATCTCCTATTCAGTCAAAAGTCATCCCGGTAGTTTTAGAAGGAAAAGATGTACTTGCTTCGGCACAAACAGGCACGGGTAAGACTGCTGGATTCACACTTCCGATCCTTGAGTTGCTTTCTAGTGGACCAGAATATAGAAAAAAACCAGTCAGAGCACTGGTTTTGACACCTACAAGAGAACTTGCTGCTCAGGTTTACGATAATGTTCGTGCTTATTCTGCTTTTATGGATATGAGATCTGCCGTGATTTTCGGTGGAGTTAAGGCCAACCCTCAGATTGCTGCACTTCGAAATGGTGTTGATATTCTTATAGCTACACCTGGGCGATTACTTGACTTGCATAATCAACGAGCACTGTCTCTTCATAAGATAGAAGTATTAGTTCTGGATGAGGCAGACAGAATGTTAGATATGGGTTTTTTGAGAGATATCAATCGAATTCTCGAACTATTACCGCCTAAAAGACAGAACTTGCTTTTCTCTGCCACTTTCTCGAAGGAGATCAAGCGACTGGCTAATGGCTTCATGAATCATCCACAATATGTGGAAGCTACACCAGAAAATACAACAGTCGAGAAAATTAATCAACAAGTATATAGAGTAGATAAGAAGCGTAAAACAGACCTCATTCTCGACCTGATAGCAGGAGGGAAATGGCAGCAAGTGCTTGTCTTTACTCGTACAAAACACGGAGCAAACCGATTGACTGAGAAGATGGTGAAAGCAGATATCAGCGCAGCTGCTATTCATGGCAATAAAAGCCAAGGTGCTAGAACCAAAGCACTGGATGGATTTAAGAAAGGAAATGTAAGAGTTTTAGTTGCCACGGATATTGCGGCACGAGGTTTGGATATACCATTACTACCTCATGTAGTCAATTTTGAATTACCTAATATCCCCGAAGACTATGTGCATCGAATTGGAAGGACAGGCCGGGCAGGAGCTAGCGGTATCGCGCTATCTCTGGTAAGTTTGGATGAAATTGAATACCTAAGGGATATTGAAAAATTGATTAAAACAAAACTTCCTGTCGACGAAATAGAAGGATTCGAACCAACAGAAAAACAAAGCGATTTGCCACCATCCTCAAAAAAGAAGAACTTTAAACCCTCACGACCAAAATCTAACAAGAGGAACAACTTCCGCGGAAAATCAAAACCCAGACGAAACTGA
- a CDS encoding ATP-binding cassette domain-containing protein, which produces MPFSEEPIVNVSNASIFQEDHTVLSEIDFLVDKGEFVYIIGRTGSGKSSLLKTLYADLPLRLGHVEVVGFPISSIKPKDVPYLRRKIGIIFQDFELFYDRSVADNLTFVMKATGWKDPAKMKNRIAEVLMRVGLGAISAKMPHQLSGGEQQRVVIARAMVNEPQILFADEPTGNLDPDVSDGILKLFEEINNSGTAVLMATHNHKFIEKFPHRVLKCEKGRILDSSKEKFELSGWY; this is translated from the coding sequence ATGCCTTTTTCTGAAGAACCGATTGTCAACGTTTCTAACGCTTCTATTTTCCAAGAAGACCATACAGTTCTTAGTGAAATTGACTTTCTTGTGGACAAAGGTGAGTTCGTTTACATCATCGGTAGAACAGGTAGTGGCAAGTCTTCTCTCTTAAAAACATTGTACGCTGATTTGCCTTTAAGATTGGGGCATGTTGAAGTTGTTGGATTCCCGATCAGTAGCATTAAGCCAAAGGATGTTCCTTATCTAAGAAGGAAAATTGGAATCATTTTTCAGGATTTCGAGCTGTTTTATGATCGTTCTGTGGCAGATAACCTAACCTTCGTAATGAAAGCAACCGGTTGGAAAGATCCTGCTAAAATGAAAAATAGAATTGCTGAAGTTCTAATGCGTGTAGGGCTTGGAGCAATTTCAGCAAAAATGCCGCATCAACTTTCGGGTGGAGAGCAACAACGCGTGGTAATAGCAAGAGCGATGGTCAATGAGCCTCAGATATTGTTTGCGGATGAACCTACTGGTAATCTAGATCCAGATGTAAGTGATGGGATATTAAAACTTTTTGAAGAAATCAATAATAGCGGAACAGCAGTTTTAATGGCCACTCACAATCACAAATTCATTGAAAAATTTCCTCATAGAGTTCTTAAATGTGAGAAAGGTAGAATTCTAGATTCCTCCAAAGAAAAATTTGAATTAAGCGGCTGGTATTAG
- the fsa gene encoding fructose-6-phosphate aldolase, with protein MKFFIDTANLDEIREAQDLGVLDGVTTNPSLMAKEGITGEANILKHYKDICDIVDDNVSAEVIATEFDKMVAEGKELAKIDDKIVVKIPMIKDGVKAISALTAAGIRTNCTLIFNAGQAILAAKAGASYISPFIGRLDDICTDGLALIEQIVGIFDNYGFETEVLAASIRHNMHLIQCAEIGADVATCPLSVITGLLKHPLTDSGLEKFLADYQKSNK; from the coding sequence ATGAAATTCTTCATTGATACAGCAAACCTTGACGAAATAAGAGAGGCTCAAGACTTGGGCGTGCTTGATGGTGTAACCACCAATCCTTCATTGATGGCCAAAGAGGGTATTACCGGAGAAGCAAACATTCTGAAGCATTACAAGGATATTTGCGATATAGTAGATGACAATGTTAGTGCTGAAGTAATTGCTACCGAATTTGATAAAATGGTTGCAGAAGGGAAGGAGCTTGCGAAGATCGATGATAAGATCGTCGTTAAGATTCCAATGATTAAGGATGGAGTTAAAGCGATCTCTGCACTTACGGCAGCAGGCATAAGAACAAACTGTACATTGATTTTTAATGCGGGCCAAGCCATTCTTGCTGCAAAGGCAGGCGCAAGCTATATCTCTCCATTCATAGGAAGATTAGATGACATTTGCACGGATGGGTTGGCATTAATAGAGCAGATTGTAGGAATTTTTGATAACTATGGTTTCGAGACTGAAGTGTTAGCTGCTTCCATCAGACATAACATGCATTTGATTCAATGTGCAGAAATAGGAGCAGATGTTGCTACTTGTCCGCTTAGCGTCATAACTGGATTACTAAAACATCCGTTAACCGATTCAGGGCTGGAAAAATTTCTGGCCGATTATCAGAAATCGAACAAATAA
- a CDS encoding CoA pyrophosphatase, with product MNFDELTRFLEKRVQLPLPGNSAHELMKPRLPNGAPIKMNHASNPRKGGVLILLYRDGENTYFPLIQRPHYEGIHSGQMALPGGRFEEWDGNQYETALRETREEIGVQEGKVEIIGSLSEFFVAASNYMVLPVIGKIDHKPGFIPEPREVADIVTPAVQDLINPTNLKEKEIIVQSGFKMQCPYFELQGRTVWGATAMMLSELVEILKEFGDS from the coding sequence ATGAATTTCGATGAACTAACCAGATTCTTGGAGAAGCGTGTACAGCTACCCTTGCCAGGGAACTCTGCACATGAGCTGATGAAACCAAGATTACCCAATGGGGCACCCATTAAAATGAATCATGCATCCAACCCAAGGAAGGGAGGTGTTCTGATTCTTTTATACAGAGATGGAGAAAATACCTATTTTCCATTGATTCAACGACCGCATTATGAAGGTATACATAGTGGTCAGATGGCATTGCCAGGAGGTAGATTTGAAGAGTGGGATGGCAATCAATATGAAACTGCTCTGAGGGAGACCAGAGAAGAGATAGGCGTACAAGAAGGAAAAGTAGAAATAATTGGAAGCCTATCTGAGTTCTTTGTGGCGGCTAGCAATTACATGGTATTGCCTGTCATAGGAAAAATAGATCATAAACCTGGTTTTATCCCAGAACCAAGAGAGGTGGCTGACATTGTAACTCCCGCTGTGCAAGACTTAATAAACCCGACAAACTTGAAAGAAAAAGAAATCATTGTTCAAAGTGGTTTCAAAATGCAATGTCCATACTTTGAATTGCAAGGCAGGACAGTTTGGGGTGCTACAGCTATGATGTTAAGTGAATTGGTAGAAATACTTAAAGAATTCGGAGATTCATAA
- a CDS encoding tetratricopeptide repeat protein, whose product MRKISALILLSFILFGCESSEERRDRFFNLGNKALQEGAFDQAIEYYNQSIKEDANYAEALNNRGVARIESDHTYEAILDYNKAIQLDSDYLDALFNRAYAYEEIGQYENALRDVESIQGIVTDSAFVDFYKGLVLTKLRRYETALKSFEVANSLNPMNPETIINMATIYYFQESYDTAVTLTNDALALNAEDANAFNLLSLIELERKNYQGALAEIDRALDIVPNEPYFLNNKGYIYLQMDSLDLAIDHINRSIVLNPRNGWAYRNKGIYMLKTGDPILALDLLNRAIRSTEFVDELYYYLGLAHLELGDLESACKAWQKGREFNEKPSVRMLNQNCD is encoded by the coding sequence ATGAGAAAAATATCGGCACTTATTTTACTGTCTTTTATTCTTTTTGGATGCGAATCTTCTGAGGAAAGAAGAGATCGTTTTTTTAACCTTGGAAATAAAGCCCTTCAGGAAGGAGCCTTTGATCAAGCGATAGAATATTACAATCAATCAATCAAAGAGGATGCTAACTATGCTGAGGCTCTAAACAATAGAGGTGTCGCCAGAATTGAATCAGATCATACATATGAAGCTATCCTAGATTACAATAAGGCAATACAACTCGATTCGGATTATTTAGATGCACTTTTTAATCGAGCATATGCTTATGAAGAAATAGGTCAATATGAAAATGCGCTAAGGGATGTAGAGTCAATTCAAGGCATTGTAACAGATTCAGCTTTTGTTGATTTTTACAAAGGGTTAGTCCTTACCAAATTGCGTCGATATGAAACTGCATTGAAGAGTTTCGAAGTAGCAAATAGCTTGAATCCAATGAACCCGGAGACCATTATTAATATGGCCACCATCTATTATTTCCAAGAATCATATGATACTGCTGTAACCTTAACAAATGATGCCTTAGCATTAAATGCCGAAGATGCGAATGCATTCAACCTTTTAAGTCTTATTGAACTTGAAAGAAAAAATTATCAAGGGGCACTCGCAGAGATTGATAGAGCATTAGATATTGTACCCAACGAGCCCTATTTCCTGAACAACAAAGGATATATCTACCTTCAAATGGATAGTTTAGATTTAGCGATTGACCACATAAATCGAAGTATTGTCCTGAATCCGAGAAATGGATGGGCTTATAGAAATAAAGGTATCTATATGCTAAAAACTGGTGATCCAATCCTGGCTTTAGACTTGCTTAATCGAGCCATTAGATCAACGGAATTTGTTGATGAATTGTACTATTATCTTGGCCTAGCACATTTGGAGCTTGGTGACTTAGAATCAGCTTGTAAGGCATGGCAAAAAGGAAGAGAGTTCAATGAAAAGCCAAGTGTTCGAATGCTCAATCAAAATTGTGATTGA
- a CDS encoding head GIN domain-containing protein: MKKSFIITLIGVLVAGVALAQSEETRSLSSFSSVSANEAIDVYLKAGDKEEARIVSENVDIEDVLTEVSGGRLKIHLDGNNWRNVDVDVYVTYKSIDAISASSAASITSEGTIQADGDFDVRVSSAGDIVASIEGADEVSINASSAGDARLKVEANEIDAEVSSAGDIEVSGIAEKQDIEASSSGDYHGFDVESDDVEARASSGGSIKVNVKTKLDARASSGGAVRYKGSPTYLDANSSSGGSVRKS, translated from the coding sequence ATGAAAAAATCATTTATAATAACCCTAATAGGAGTTCTGGTAGCGGGCGTGGCTCTGGCTCAATCGGAAGAAACGAGAAGTTTATCATCTTTCTCATCGGTTTCAGCAAATGAAGCTATCGATGTTTACCTAAAAGCGGGTGATAAGGAAGAAGCAAGAATTGTTTCAGAAAATGTAGATATAGAAGATGTGCTAACTGAAGTTAGTGGTGGTCGTCTGAAGATTCATTTGGATGGCAACAACTGGAGAAATGTGGATGTAGATGTCTATGTTACTTACAAATCAATCGATGCAATAAGTGCCTCTTCTGCAGCTTCTATCACATCTGAAGGAACGATTCAAGCCGACGGAGATTTTGACGTAAGAGTGAGTAGTGCTGGAGATATTGTTGCTTCTATTGAAGGAGCTGATGAGGTTTCTATTAATGCATCAAGTGCAGGAGATGCTCGTTTAAAAGTTGAAGCCAATGAAATTGATGCAGAAGTTTCGAGTGCTGGAGATATAGAGGTTTCAGGTATTGCTGAAAAGCAAGACATTGAAGCAAGTAGCTCTGGTGATTACCATGGATTTGATGTAGAGAGTGATGATGTGGAAGCGAGGGCGAGCAGCGGTGGATCCATCAAAGTAAATGTTAAGACCAAGCTTGATGCACGTGCTAGCAGTGGAGGGGCTGTTAGGTATAAGGGATCACCTACTTATTTGGATGCAAATTCAAGTAGTGGAGGATCCGTAAGGAAATCTTAA
- a CDS encoding DUF255 domain-containing protein produces MRSLKYLFVSVILLGLSSFDVTEKEEVKWLTFEEAIALHEENPKKLLIDLYTDWCGWCKVMDKQTYSQNEIASFINENFYPVKFNAEQKESVEFRGHTFNYVAQGRRGVHELAAALTRNQLSYPTTVFMDEELRIIQPIAGFLKPAQMEPILLFIGNDHFKTTEWEDFKKNNKTSL; encoded by the coding sequence ATGCGATCGCTAAAATATTTATTTGTTTCTGTAATCCTTTTAGGTCTTTCATCTTTTGATGTGACTGAGAAGGAAGAAGTAAAATGGTTGACCTTTGAGGAGGCTATTGCCTTGCACGAAGAAAATCCAAAGAAATTGTTGATAGACCTGTATACGGATTGGTGTGGATGGTGTAAGGTGATGGATAAGCAAACTTACAGTCAAAACGAAATAGCTTCTTTTATCAATGAAAACTTCTATCCAGTAAAGTTTAACGCTGAACAAAAGGAATCTGTAGAATTTAGAGGCCACACCTTCAATTACGTTGCTCAAGGCAGAAGAGGAGTTCATGAATTAGCGGCAGCATTAACTAGAAATCAGCTTAGTTACCCCACGACAGTTTTCATGGATGAAGAATTAAGAATTATCCAACCAATAGCTGGATTCCTTAAACCTGCCCAAATGGAGCCAATACTTCTTTTCATCGGAAACGATCATTTTAAGACGACCGAATGGGAAGATTTTAAGAAAAACAATAAAACTTCTTTGTAA
- a CDS encoding metallophosphoesterase family protein, with protein sequence MKIGLLSDTHGYLDPKVFKYFEGVDEVWHAGDIGTIEVLNELKAFKPTIAVWGNIDGGKLRVECKEGEIFEREGVRILITHIAGKPPKYNQKVLEYVRHYQPKLLICGHSHILKVMSDKQNNLLFMNPGAAGKHGFHKIKTLLRFDLENGEIKNLEVVEMGPRAKM encoded by the coding sequence ATGAAGATCGGTCTTCTATCTGACACGCATGGCTATTTGGATCCCAAAGTTTTCAAGTACTTCGAAGGAGTAGATGAAGTCTGGCATGCCGGAGATATTGGCACAATTGAGGTGCTGAATGAGTTAAAAGCTTTTAAGCCCACTATCGCTGTTTGGGGAAACATTGATGGAGGAAAACTGCGGGTGGAATGTAAGGAAGGTGAAATCTTCGAAAGAGAGGGTGTCCGTATCTTAATCACTCATATTGCAGGAAAACCACCTAAGTATAACCAGAAGGTTTTAGAATATGTAAGACACTATCAACCAAAACTTCTCATATGTGGCCACTCCCATATTCTAAAAGTAATGTCGGATAAGCAAAACAACTTGCTTTTTATGAATCCAGGTGCGGCAGGTAAGCACGGTTTTCATAAAATAAAAACTCTCCTTCGATTTGACTTGGAGAATGGAGAAATTAAAAACCTAGAGGTGGTAGAAATGGGGCCTAGGGCAAAAATGTAA
- the ppk2 gene encoding polyphosphate kinase 2, with protein MDEKNNGLEEKLDLTAEDLQRINSANGIKRILKEKNHDIEKLMFSLNYEHELKQLQIELVKLQRDVYMNNRRVAIIFEGRDAAGKGGNIRRFIEHLNPRAMRVVALSKPTEVEKGQWYFQRYVNTLPNPGEITFYDRSWYNRAVVEPVMGFCTEDEYRTFLLQVPEFEHMLYEDGVEIIKFWLSISKSEQKKRFDSRKDDPLKQWKLSPIDEKAQEHWDDYTKYKKEMFSRTHMSYSPWIIIEANNKKKARLETIRYVLNHLNYEGKDQANISLNPDPEIASRFHRSAASTD; from the coding sequence ATGGATGAGAAAAATAATGGACTAGAGGAAAAACTTGACTTGACTGCTGAAGACCTTCAAAGGATAAATTCTGCAAATGGAATCAAAAGAATTCTAAAGGAAAAAAATCATGACATAGAAAAACTCATGTTTTCGCTCAACTATGAACACGAGCTTAAGCAACTTCAAATAGAGTTGGTGAAACTGCAAAGAGATGTGTACATGAACAATCGAAGGGTGGCCATCATTTTTGAAGGTCGTGATGCAGCGGGAAAAGGTGGGAATATCAGAAGGTTTATAGAACATCTCAATCCAAGGGCTATGCGTGTGGTGGCTTTGAGTAAGCCTACTGAAGTGGAAAAAGGACAATGGTACTTTCAGAGATATGTAAATACCCTTCCTAACCCTGGAGAAATCACTTTTTATGACAGGAGCTGGTATAATAGAGCTGTCGTGGAACCTGTAATGGGGTTTTGCACGGAGGATGAATACAGGACTTTTCTACTTCAGGTTCCCGAGTTTGAACATATGCTATACGAGGATGGCGTTGAGATTATCAAATTCTGGCTCTCCATCTCCAAGAGTGAACAAAAGAAGCGATTTGATTCTCGCAAAGATGATCCATTGAAGCAGTGGAAGCTCAGCCCCATAGATGAAAAAGCCCAAGAGCATTGGGACGATTATACCAAGTATAAAAAAGAAATGTTCTCAAGAACTCATATGTCATATAGCCCATGGATCATCATTGAGGCTAACAATAAAAAGAAAGCAAGGCTAGAGACTATTCGATACGTCTTGAATCATCTGAATTACGAAGGAAAAGATCAAGCTAATATTTCATTAAATCCTGATCCCGAGATAGCTAGCAGGTTTCATCGCTCAGCTGCAAGTACTGATTAA
- a CDS encoding CBS domain-containing protein has product MKKREKVENVMTKDVQTVNITNSLKQANDLFNKYHIRHIPVVSGDKLIGILSQTDILRISFGNTFGEEQTGSDEAIFDMLSINQVMKHSPETVSPDDTIKDAAEVFSKREFHALPVVKNEKLVGIITTTDIINYFIEQF; this is encoded by the coding sequence ATGAAAAAAAGAGAGAAAGTAGAGAATGTCATGACCAAAGACGTTCAAACCGTAAATATTACCAATTCACTAAAACAGGCTAATGACCTGTTTAACAAGTACCACATTCGGCATATCCCAGTGGTATCAGGGGACAAATTAATTGGCATACTGAGTCAAACAGACATTTTGAGGATCAGCTTCGGAAACACATTTGGCGAAGAGCAAACTGGATCAGATGAAGCAATTTTTGATATGCTATCCATTAATCAAGTAATGAAGCATAGCCCTGAAACAGTAAGTCCCGATGATACCATTAAAGATGCTGCTGAGGTTTTTAGCAAGCGTGAGTTTCATGCACTTCCTGTAGTAAAGAATGAAAAACTAGTCGGTATCATTACTACAACAGATATCATCAATTACTTTATCGAGCAATTCTAA
- a CDS encoding PadR family transcriptional regulator, with protein MKSYQLGELEELVLMIVAILNEEAYGIKVMDEIEKQVHRKTNISAIHTVLDRLEKKGFVSSYMGGASAERGGRRKRLFRVTAEGSNAIEFVHQSRNELYNQIPKTMLGYQ; from the coding sequence ATGAAATCATATCAATTAGGTGAACTCGAAGAGTTGGTGTTAATGATTGTAGCCATTCTCAATGAGGAAGCTTACGGAATAAAAGTAATGGACGAAATAGAAAAACAAGTTCACCGGAAAACGAACATCAGCGCCATACATACAGTACTGGATCGCTTAGAAAAAAAAGGATTTGTGTCTTCGTATATGGGAGGGGCAAGTGCCGAACGTGGTGGAAGAAGAAAAAGACTTTTCAGAGTAACCGCTGAAGGTTCCAATGCCATTGAATTTGTACATCAATCTCGAAATGAGCTTTACAATCAAATTCCAAAGACGATGCTTGGATATCAATAA